A window of Rhododendron vialii isolate Sample 1 chromosome 13a, ASM3025357v1 contains these coding sequences:
- the LOC131314439 gene encoding uncharacterized protein LOC131314439 has product MLSHFHGCNNLVTMIMTFIPIFFFFLFGSSPAAAAGREINPLVEISSREDLMQMAGYGEERLSTVLISGTVFCHETCLGEKAQIDPRPVSGALVAVSCHTSGKTSKSNWVEVSTDEFGDFLIDLPSHLHAIPNLGKRCVVKVLRLPKHSLCHPAFTGNQTELKLSSSRNGIRTYTAESLNLTPKPSEGCIKETPKQKVPSDHPTDV; this is encoded by the exons ATGCTGAGCCATTTTCACGGCTGCAACAATCTGGTGACTATGATCATGACCTTCATAccaatctttttcttcttcttgttcggaTCATCTCCGGCTGCAGCAGCCGGACGTGAGATTAACCCTTTGGTGGAAATATCTAGCAGAGAGGACTTGATGCAAATGGCTGGATATGGAGAGGAAAGGCTCTCCACCGTCCTCATATCGGGTACAGTTTTTTGTCATGAGACTTGCCTGGGGGAGAAAGCTCAAATTGATCCCCGTCCCGTTTCAG GTGCTTTGGTCGCTGTCTCGTGCCATACAAGTGGaaaaacaagcaaatcaaaTTGGGTAGAAGTCAGTACAGATGAATTTGGAGATTTCCTCATTGATCTTCCTTCCCACCTCCATGCAATTCCAAACTTAGGCAAAAGATGTGTAGTCAAAGTTCTTCGGCTCCCAAAGCACTCGCTCTGTCACCCAGCTTTTACCGGGAACCAAACTGAATTGAAATTGTCATCATCTAGGAACGGCATCCGTACTTACACGGCTGAAAGTTTAAACTTGACACCAAAACCTTCAGAAGGATGCATAAAGGAGACACCGAAGCAAAAGGTGCCATCTGACCACCCTACTGATGTGTAA